A single region of the Rhodococcus sp. W8901 genome encodes:
- the nrdF gene encoding class 1b ribonucleoside-diphosphate reductase subunit beta: MSERLVDRVHAINWNRLPDPKDAEVWDRLTSNFWLPEKIPLSNDLASWETLTDVEREMTIRVFTGLTLLDTAQATVGAVAMIADAVTPHEEAVLTNMAFMESVHAKSYSSIFSTLCSTRQIDAAFDWSERNPHLQRKAQIIVDYYRGDDALKRKAASVMLESFLFYSGFYLPMYWASHGNLTNTADLIRLIIRDEAVHGYYIGYKCRQALEHLDVGARDEHRAYTYELLQTLYDNEVEYAADLYDEVGWTSDVLSYMRFNANKALANLGYEALFPASDCEVNPAILSSLDPGAGENHDFFSGSGSAYVIGKQKPTEDADWDF, translated from the coding sequence GTGAGTGAACGGCTGGTCGACCGAGTGCACGCGATCAACTGGAACCGGCTGCCCGATCCCAAGGACGCCGAGGTGTGGGACCGCCTCACCAGCAACTTCTGGCTGCCGGAGAAGATCCCACTGTCCAACGATCTGGCGTCGTGGGAAACGCTCACCGACGTCGAGCGGGAGATGACGATCCGGGTGTTCACCGGACTGACGCTGCTCGACACGGCGCAGGCCACCGTCGGCGCCGTCGCGATGATCGCCGACGCCGTCACCCCGCACGAGGAGGCGGTGCTGACGAACATGGCGTTCATGGAGTCGGTGCACGCCAAGAGCTACAGCTCGATCTTCTCGACGCTGTGCTCCACCCGGCAGATCGATGCCGCCTTCGACTGGTCGGAACGGAACCCGCACCTGCAGCGCAAGGCGCAGATCATCGTCGACTACTACCGCGGGGACGACGCGCTGAAGCGCAAGGCGGCATCGGTGATGCTCGAATCGTTCCTGTTCTACAGCGGTTTCTACCTGCCGATGTACTGGGCGAGCCACGGCAACCTCACCAACACCGCCGACCTCATCCGCCTGATCATCCGCGACGAGGCGGTGCACGGGTACTACATCGGGTACAAGTGCCGGCAGGCGCTCGAACACCTCGACGTCGGCGCCCGCGACGAGCACCGCGCCTACACGTACGAGCTGCTGCAGACCCTCTACGACAACGAGGTCGAGTACGCCGCAGACCTGTACGACGAGGTGGGCTGGACGTCGGACGTGTTGTCCTACATGCGGTTCAACGCGAACAAGGCGCTCGCGAACCTCGGCTACGAGGCGCTGTTCCCGGCATCGGACTGCGAGGTCAACCCCGCGATCCTGTCGTCGCTGGACCCCGGGGCCGGAGAAAACCACGACTTCTTCTCCGGCTCCGGCAGCGCCTACGTCATCGGGAAGCAGAAGCCGACCGAGGACGCCGACTGGGACTTCTGA
- a CDS encoding VOC family protein, which yields MPVLSLGYLRLVVTESATPGLAAVGFEVLDRTDLRHLVERIEAAGIPTHAGTAAECALRQVTGFVAFDDPSGNRVELFYGPVLSHRPVDLPSVSGFVTGDQGMGHVILNVTDTEVAYDFYTGVLGFAERNSLELPGGTSYFLGCNPRQHTLGLNPAEGPGLLHFMVETAEIDDVGKALDRAHDLGIPMMQSLGKHTNDRMLSFYIYSPEGHATEIGWGGERIAAPTPTYRLTEGAVWGHRYTPPPAGAKGLPR from the coding sequence ATGCCTGTTCTCTCGCTGGGATACCTGCGCCTCGTGGTGACCGAGTCCGCGACACCGGGATTGGCGGCCGTCGGGTTCGAGGTGCTCGACCGAACGGACCTGCGCCACCTGGTCGAGCGGATCGAGGCCGCCGGTATCCCGACGCACGCCGGCACCGCCGCGGAGTGTGCGCTGCGCCAGGTCACCGGGTTCGTCGCGTTCGACGATCCGTCGGGCAACCGGGTGGAACTGTTCTACGGACCCGTCCTGAGCCATCGGCCCGTCGACCTGCCCTCGGTGTCCGGGTTCGTGACCGGCGACCAGGGCATGGGCCACGTGATCCTCAATGTGACCGACACCGAGGTCGCCTACGACTTCTACACGGGGGTACTGGGATTCGCCGAACGCAACTCGCTCGAGCTGCCGGGCGGCACCAGCTACTTCCTGGGCTGCAACCCGCGTCAGCACACTCTCGGGCTCAATCCGGCCGAGGGTCCGGGGCTGCTGCACTTCATGGTGGAGACCGCGGAGATCGACGACGTCGGCAAGGCGCTCGACCGGGCGCACGACCTCGGCATCCCCATGATGCAGTCGCTCGGCAAGCACACCAACGACCGGATGCTCTCGTTCTACATCTATTCTCCCGAGGGGCATGCCACCGAGATCGGTTGGGGCGGTGAGCGGATCGCGGCTCCGACGCCGACCTACCGGCTCACCGAGGGCGCGGTGTGGGGTCATCGGTACACGCCGCCCCCGGCCGGCGCGAAGGGCCTGCCCCGGTGA
- a CDS encoding hemerythrin domain-containing protein — MNGRSNETASTPADTTMMGVVHDALRRDLSRTNDVLEIGRIETRQRCALADHTRWMMEFLHAHHSAEDRGLWPLIRRADPDAAPVLERMDADHARIGPEIDRLEAAAALFHDDESPTAEGQFADALAGLEDTLLPHLRREEDEAMPLATRTLTQAQWDHWDQTENIAPKSKWELGIEGHWLGDSLDPQRVDLLHHQVGPVTRFVLLHVFDGPYRRACAARWGADVPVGPLQIPG; from the coding sequence ATGAACGGAAGATCCAACGAAACTGCTTCTACCCCTGCAGATACCACGATGATGGGGGTGGTGCACGATGCCCTTCGCCGCGACCTCTCCCGCACGAACGACGTCCTCGAGATCGGCCGGATCGAAACCCGGCAGCGTTGCGCGCTGGCCGACCACACGCGCTGGATGATGGAGTTCCTCCATGCCCACCACAGCGCCGAGGACCGCGGGTTGTGGCCGCTGATCCGCCGGGCCGACCCGGACGCCGCACCGGTGCTGGAGCGGATGGACGCCGACCACGCCCGGATCGGTCCCGAGATCGACCGACTCGAGGCGGCGGCCGCACTGTTCCACGACGACGAATCCCCCACTGCGGAAGGACAGTTCGCCGACGCACTGGCCGGCCTCGAAGACACACTGCTCCCGCACCTGCGCCGCGAGGAGGACGAGGCGATGCCCCTGGCCACTCGCACACTGACCCAGGCCCAGTGGGACCACTGGGACCAGACCGAGAACATCGCACCGAAATCGAAGTGGGAGTTGGGGATCGAGGGACACTGGCTGGGCGACAGCCTCGATCCGCAGCGGGTCGACCTGCTCCATCACCAAGTGGGTCCGGTGACCCGGTTCGTCCTGTTGCACGTCTTCGACGGCCCGTACCGCCGCGCGTGCGCGGCCCGGTGGGGTGCCGACGTGCCCGTCGGACCGCTGCAGATCCCCGGGTGA
- a CDS encoding peptidase codes for MNEHEYVGVAPFHASGDLRGFVISGRWPDTTREWAQLLALAVRIASLPGLLPTSTVFGAREELPDDPAPGTVGLIVSEGPVLGESAVAPGRFVDHLPPALLVLHPPAETVPSLPECAGVASGCVLLPGLPHLGLEHRAAWVEAEADGTVTSMISRVGIDPISDPDTAVLAMLLAA; via the coding sequence ATGAACGAGCACGAATATGTCGGGGTCGCACCGTTCCACGCCTCCGGCGACCTCCGTGGCTTCGTGATCTCGGGACGCTGGCCCGACACGACCCGCGAGTGGGCGCAGCTGCTGGCCCTTGCCGTGCGGATCGCATCCCTGCCCGGCCTGCTGCCCACGTCGACCGTCTTCGGGGCGCGGGAGGAACTCCCCGACGATCCCGCACCCGGAACGGTCGGTCTGATCGTCTCCGAAGGACCCGTGCTCGGCGAGTCCGCGGTCGCGCCGGGGCGCTTCGTCGATCATCTGCCCCCGGCACTGCTGGTCCTGCACCCGCCTGCGGAGACCGTCCCGTCGCTTCCCGAGTGCGCCGGGGTGGCATCCGGGTGCGTGCTGCTCCCCGGCCTGCCGCATCTCGGGCTCGAACACCGCGCGGCGTGGGTGGAGGCGGAGGCGGACGGCACTGTCACATCGATGATTTCGCGTGTGGGTATCGATCCGATCAGCGATCCCGACACCGCAGTTCTGGCGATGCTGCTCGCCGCGTGA
- a CDS encoding superoxide dismutase has protein sequence MSVYTLPDLPYDYAALEPHISGKIMELHHDKHHAAYVAGANTALDKLAELREADALAPVVNLHEKNLAFHLGGHTNHSVFWNNLSPDGGDKPEGELAAAIDDQFGSFDAFRSHFSANANAIQGSGWSILAWDSIGQRMIIVQLYDQQGNISIGLTPLLMLDMWEHAFYLDYQNVKGDYVNAFWNIVNWNDVATRFAAARTQTAGLIVPA, from the coding sequence GTGTCTGTCTACACGCTGCCCGATCTCCCCTACGACTACGCCGCCCTCGAGCCGCACATCTCCGGCAAGATCATGGAGCTGCACCACGACAAGCACCACGCCGCCTACGTCGCCGGCGCCAACACCGCCCTCGACAAGCTCGCCGAGCTCCGCGAGGCCGACGCCCTCGCCCCCGTGGTCAACCTGCACGAGAAGAACCTCGCCTTCCACCTCGGCGGCCACACCAACCACAGCGTGTTCTGGAACAACCTGAGCCCGGACGGCGGCGACAAGCCCGAAGGCGAACTCGCCGCAGCCATCGACGACCAGTTCGGCAGCTTCGACGCCTTCCGCAGCCACTTCTCCGCCAACGCCAACGCCATCCAGGGCTCCGGCTGGTCCATCCTCGCCTGGGACTCCATCGGCCAGCGCATGATCATCGTCCAGCTCTACGACCAGCAGGGCAACATCTCCATCGGCCTGACCCCCCTGCTCATGCTCGACATGTGGGAACACGCCTTCTACCTCGACTACCAGAACGTCAAGGGCGACTACGTCAACGCCTTCTGGAACATCGTCAACTGGAACGACGTCGCCACCCGCTTCGCCGCCGCCCGCACCCAGACCGCCGGACTCATCGTCCCCGCCTGA
- a CDS encoding superoxide dismutase, protein MNGTGGYALPDLAYDYGALEPAISGEIMELHHGAHHAAYVRGANSTMEQLHEVRARGDYSALAGLERALAFNLSGHALHSIFWRNLSPEGGDRPDGELAAAIDEFFGSFDSFRAEMTAVTGTVQGSGWGVLAWEPVGGRLVVHQLHDHHANFAVTSTPLLVFDAWEHAFYLQYHNVKADYIERLWSIVDWSDVGRRFDAARAGRLVGLTEASGGE, encoded by the coding sequence ATGAACGGCACCGGCGGCTATGCACTTCCCGACCTGGCCTACGACTACGGCGCCCTGGAACCGGCGATCTCCGGCGAGATAATGGAGTTGCACCACGGCGCACATCACGCTGCGTACGTGAGGGGAGCGAACAGCACCATGGAACAACTCCACGAGGTCCGGGCGCGCGGCGACTACTCGGCGCTCGCCGGCCTCGAACGTGCCCTCGCCTTCAACCTCTCCGGTCACGCGCTGCACTCGATCTTCTGGCGCAACCTGTCGCCGGAAGGCGGCGACCGTCCCGACGGCGAACTGGCGGCCGCGATCGACGAATTCTTCGGCAGCTTCGACAGTTTCCGCGCCGAGATGACGGCGGTGACCGGCACGGTGCAGGGATCGGGGTGGGGCGTGCTGGCCTGGGAACCGGTCGGCGGTCGCCTCGTGGTGCACCAGTTGCACGATCACCACGCGAACTTCGCGGTCACCAGCACGCCGTTGCTCGTGTTCGACGCGTGGGAGCATGCCTTCTACCTGCAGTACCACAACGTCAAGGCGGACTACATCGAACGGCTGTGGTCGATCGTCGACTGGTCCGATGTCGGCCGACGGTTCGACGCGGCCCGGGCCGGTCGGCTCGTCGGTCTGACGGAGGCGAGCGGCGGTGAGTGA
- a CDS encoding TMEM165/GDT1 family protein, producing the protein MLAATLLSFGVIFVAELGDKSQLMAMTFALRYRWWVVIAGITVATTVVHLVSVGVGHFLGAAIPTTAMSILGGVAFLIFGLWTLRGDKLSDEEEQKARKVTGSAFLAVASAFFLAELGDKTMLATVTLAADNDWVGVWIGSTVGMVAADALAIVVGALLGKHLPEAVVKIGAAVLFFAFGAWLLLEGLFPDSPAGPIAAGAVVAVSAVAAIARRAVRGPHTPAPAEQVDAPRGS; encoded by the coding sequence ATGCTGGCCGCGACACTGCTGAGTTTCGGCGTCATCTTCGTCGCCGAACTGGGCGACAAGTCCCAGCTCATGGCGATGACGTTCGCGCTGCGTTACCGCTGGTGGGTGGTGATCGCCGGCATCACGGTGGCGACCACCGTCGTGCACCTGGTCTCCGTCGGCGTCGGCCACTTCCTCGGTGCCGCGATTCCGACCACCGCCATGTCGATCCTCGGCGGCGTCGCCTTCCTGATCTTCGGCCTGTGGACACTGCGTGGCGACAAGCTCTCCGACGAGGAGGAGCAGAAGGCCCGCAAGGTCACCGGATCGGCCTTCCTGGCGGTCGCGTCGGCGTTCTTCCTCGCCGAACTAGGCGACAAGACCATGCTCGCCACCGTCACGCTCGCAGCGGACAACGACTGGGTGGGCGTGTGGATCGGATCGACGGTCGGCATGGTGGCCGCGGACGCCCTCGCGATCGTCGTCGGCGCGCTGCTCGGCAAGCATCTGCCCGAGGCGGTCGTCAAGATCGGCGCCGCGGTGCTGTTCTTCGCGTTCGGCGCCTGGCTGCTGCTCGAGGGCCTGTTCCCGGACAGCCCCGCCGGTCCGATCGCGGCGGGCGCCGTCGTCGCCGTCTCCGCCGTCGCGGCCATTGCCCGACGCGCTGTCCGTGGGCCCCACACCCCGGCACCCGCCGAGCAGGTCGACGCACCCCGCGGTTCCTAG
- a CDS encoding TetR/AcrR family transcriptional regulator: MASVGRREVILAESARLFSDRGITATTIREIGEAVGLNSGTLYHYFNSKDAIVSEILVSFLTDLVERYNSVVELPETARERLARIVRVSLETADAHPYATEIYQNEFANLGTLPRYTEIAAAVEASHDAWFGIVEDGVRGGEFNSGIDVFEFQRMMRECVFMSVRWHRKTLSRDIESLTTTLTTVFLNGFVPAPTETDGAPLAPAPKRARTKKIVAAPAPEPETPTGGAEDIRAELDSLRTELRAIREAIADRPDAS, translated from the coding sequence GTGGCGTCAGTGGGCCGACGCGAGGTGATCCTGGCCGAATCGGCACGACTGTTCTCCGATCGTGGCATCACAGCGACAACGATTCGGGAGATCGGCGAGGCAGTCGGACTCAATTCGGGAACGCTCTATCACTATTTCAACTCGAAGGACGCAATCGTCTCCGAGATCCTGGTGAGCTTCCTGACCGACCTGGTGGAGCGCTACAACTCCGTCGTCGAGTTGCCGGAGACCGCGCGCGAGCGTCTCGCGAGGATCGTGCGCGTCTCCCTCGAGACGGCCGACGCCCATCCGTACGCGACCGAGATCTACCAGAACGAGTTCGCGAACCTCGGCACGCTCCCCCGCTATACCGAGATCGCCGCGGCGGTCGAGGCTTCCCACGATGCCTGGTTCGGGATCGTCGAGGACGGCGTCCGCGGCGGCGAATTCAATTCCGGGATAGACGTTTTCGAGTTCCAGCGGATGATGCGCGAATGCGTGTTCATGTCCGTGCGCTGGCATCGCAAGACCCTGAGCCGGGACATCGAGTCCCTGACGACGACCCTCACCACCGTCTTCCTCAACGGGTTCGTCCCGGCGCCGACAGAGACCGACGGCGCTCCCCTCGCGCCGGCACCGAAACGAGCACGCACCAAGAAGATCGTCGCCGCCCCCGCCCCCGAACCGGAGACCCCGACCGGCGGGGCCGAGGACATCCGGGCCGAACTCGACTCACTGCGCACCGAACTGCGGGCGATCCGCGAGGCCATCGCGGACCGACCCGACGCGAGCTGA
- a CDS encoding alpha/beta fold hydrolase: MSTLDYVDTTRGPSATDKLHFNEAGDGHPLVLLHGSGPGVSGWSNFSKNLPVFARNFRTVVVDMPGFGASPDMEYDRPYPEIAAQSIVTLLDDLGIEKAHLLGNSMGGWVALETAALAPERVERLALMGPGGLYAPLLGPMLSEGARRLNAFLVDPTREALEAWVDSMVYDPATVTPQLLDERWANATAPRAIERMRAVMASLALPGKAPLWTRTDEIPHKTLVTWGRDDRMLPLDGALFALRRMPKADLHVLGECGHWAQVERKHDFESLVTDFLTR, translated from the coding sequence ATGAGCACCCTCGACTACGTCGACACCACCCGAGGACCGTCCGCCACGGACAAACTGCACTTCAACGAGGCCGGCGACGGCCATCCGCTGGTGCTGCTGCACGGTTCCGGCCCGGGCGTATCCGGCTGGTCCAACTTCTCGAAGAACCTCCCGGTGTTCGCCCGCAACTTCCGTACCGTCGTCGTCGACATGCCGGGCTTCGGCGCGAGTCCCGACATGGAGTACGACCGCCCGTACCCCGAGATCGCCGCGCAGTCGATCGTGACGCTGCTCGACGACCTCGGGATCGAGAAGGCGCACCTGCTGGGCAACTCCATGGGCGGCTGGGTCGCGCTCGAGACCGCGGCGCTCGCCCCGGAACGCGTCGAGCGCCTGGCCCTGATGGGCCCGGGTGGCCTGTACGCGCCGCTGCTGGGACCGATGCTCAGTGAGGGCGCGCGTCGGCTCAACGCCTTCCTCGTCGATCCCACCCGCGAGGCCCTCGAGGCGTGGGTGGATTCGATGGTCTACGACCCGGCCACCGTCACGCCGCAATTGCTCGACGAGCGCTGGGCCAACGCCACCGCACCCCGCGCGATCGAGCGCATGCGCGCGGTGATGGCGTCGCTCGCACTGCCCGGTAAGGCACCGCTGTGGACGCGCACCGACGAGATCCCGCACAAGACCCTGGTCACGTGGGGCCGCGACGACCGGATGCTGCCACTCGACGGCGCCCTGTTCGCACTGCGCCGCATGCCCAAGGCCGACCTGCACGTCCTGGGCGAGTGCGGGCACTGGGCGCAGGTCGAGCGCAAGCACGACTTCGAATCCCTCGTGACCGACTTCCTCACCCGCTGA
- a CDS encoding SMP-30/gluconolactonase/LRE family protein yields the protein MRETRVGTVVVWVLENQTCLCRNAVHRVRRVAAALRALTRLRSETTRAATESTQSGWVNGRFTAMGIVAAMTDITIETITTGLAFPECPRWREGRLWFSDIYRGVVLRLDPATGEVERVVEVPGQAGGLGFLPDGRLLVASVQERKVYRLEDDGTLTVHADLHGIAPWHLNDMAVDASGRAYVGNYGDDSAPPAPPFPADLAMVEPDGTAHVVATEMLFANGMVITPDGATLIVAETRASPGRLTAFTIEADGSLVNRRTLVEFDDAAVLPDGIALDAEGSVWVASPFNQEVIRVTAAGEVAERIAVPHPYAVALGGEDGRDLFVCTADTWVPEDAIRIGGGAIRRLRVQVPGAGF from the coding sequence GTGCGCGAAACGCGAGTTGGCACAGTCGTCGTCTGGGTCCTCGAGAATCAGACATGTTTGTGTCGCAACGCCGTTCATCGCGTACGTCGCGTAGCTGCGGCGCTGCGAGCCCTGACCCGACTCCGGAGTGAGACCACCCGGGCCGCCACCGAGTCCACTCAATCCGGTTGGGTGAATGGGAGATTCACCGCGATGGGTATCGTGGCTGCTATGACGGACATCACAATCGAGACCATCACCACGGGCCTTGCCTTCCCCGAGTGCCCGCGCTGGCGGGAGGGCCGCCTGTGGTTCTCCGACATCTACCGCGGTGTCGTCCTGCGCCTCGATCCGGCGACCGGCGAGGTCGAGCGGGTCGTCGAGGTCCCCGGCCAGGCCGGCGGGCTGGGCTTCCTGCCCGACGGCCGCCTGCTCGTCGCGTCCGTGCAGGAACGGAAGGTGTACCGCCTCGAGGACGACGGCACGCTCACCGTCCACGCCGATCTCCACGGCATCGCGCCGTGGCACCTCAACGACATGGCGGTCGACGCGTCCGGGCGCGCCTACGTCGGCAACTACGGTGACGACAGCGCGCCCCCGGCACCGCCGTTCCCCGCCGACCTGGCGATGGTCGAACCGGACGGTACCGCGCACGTCGTCGCGACCGAGATGCTGTTCGCCAACGGCATGGTGATCACCCCGGACGGTGCGACGCTGATCGTCGCCGAGACCCGTGCGTCCCCGGGACGGCTGACCGCCTTCACGATCGAGGCCGACGGCAGCCTCGTGAACCGGCGCACGCTCGTCGAGTTCGACGACGCGGCGGTCCTGCCCGACGGCATCGCGCTCGACGCCGAGGGCTCGGTCTGGGTGGCCTCACCGTTCAACCAGGAGGTGATCCGGGTGACCGCCGCCGGCGAGGTGGCCGAACGCATCGCGGTGCCGCACCCGTACGCCGTCGCGCTGGGCGGCGAGGACGGCCGCGACCTGTTCGTGTGCACGGCCGACACGTGGGTCCCGGAGGACGCGATCCGCATCGGCGGCGGCGCGATCCGGCGCCTGCGGGTACAGGTTCCGGGTGCGGGTTTCTGA
- the msrA gene encoding peptide-methionine (S)-S-oxide reductase MsrA: MSWFDDIVARAGAKSVMVTPDQALPGRATPMPVPDAHFVNGHPLQPPFPDGMETAVVGMGCFWGAEKEFWQLDGVYSTAVGYAGGYTPNPTYEEVCSGRTGHTEVVSVVFDPKVISYEAVLKQFWENHDPTQGMRQGNDHGTQYRSVIYTGSDAQAATARATAEAYGKRLADAGYGAVTTEIAPLDTFYYAEDYHQQYLAKNPGGYCPVHATGVSCPVGLGA, translated from the coding sequence ATGTCTTGGTTCGATGACATCGTCGCCCGTGCCGGCGCGAAATCCGTGATGGTCACGCCGGATCAGGCCCTGCCGGGCCGCGCGACCCCGATGCCGGTGCCCGACGCCCACTTCGTCAACGGGCACCCGCTGCAGCCGCCCTTTCCCGACGGCATGGAGACCGCCGTCGTCGGCATGGGCTGCTTCTGGGGCGCGGAGAAGGAATTCTGGCAGCTCGACGGCGTGTACTCCACCGCCGTCGGATATGCCGGTGGCTACACGCCCAACCCCACGTACGAAGAGGTGTGCTCGGGACGAACCGGGCACACCGAGGTGGTGTCGGTGGTGTTCGACCCGAAGGTGATCTCGTACGAGGCAGTGCTCAAGCAGTTCTGGGAGAACCACGATCCGACGCAGGGTATGCGTCAGGGCAACGACCACGGCACCCAGTACCGCTCGGTGATCTATACCGGATCCGACGCGCAGGCCGCGACGGCCCGGGCCACCGCCGAGGCCTACGGCAAGCGTCTCGCCGACGCCGGCTACGGGGCTGTCACAACCGAGATCGCGCCGCTCGACACGTTCTACTACGCCGAGGACTACCACCAGCAGTACCTCGCGAAGAACCCCGGCGGCTACTGCCCCGTTCACGCGACGGGCGTCAGCTGCCCGGTCGGTCTCGGCGCCTGA
- a CDS encoding acyltransferase family protein: MPSDMPAAASRPEVAPRVDLTGADLLRTIAVLAVVYSHISFYLIDDLGSGWWMIDIVYEVFVDGLNLNQHLSFVGVAIFMTLTGALITRSAIRHSPARFLLDRVGRLLPAFWIAIAAAVLLVKLGVNGMFSGQPGLSNGEAALSFVLGGFFLKPEVAVLGVTWTLVVQVLFYVYCVAARPILRTRPIVVPLLGAAICALILLYNLYVPQPYTVPMLSKVAATLPTIFLGQLIYLWWARLADWRWVIVGVLAQIEVVRLATEIRVYWAGDRYLWTIAVVTACVVLLGRYRGRPTRWSVIRWTATRSYAIYLVHTLILYRVYENAVGPLGRTGAVIAFLVVTALVSEVLYRWVEVPAARWLSSRTSRIGRKATPSEPPKPPEPPEPTGAPEQPVDASDHA, translated from the coding sequence ATGCCATCCGACATGCCCGCTGCAGCTTCGCGGCCAGAGGTGGCACCTCGCGTCGACCTGACCGGCGCCGACCTGCTGCGCACCATCGCTGTGCTCGCCGTCGTCTACTCGCACATCTCCTTCTATCTGATCGACGATCTCGGGTCCGGTTGGTGGATGATCGACATCGTCTACGAGGTGTTCGTGGACGGGTTGAACCTCAACCAGCACCTGTCGTTCGTCGGCGTCGCCATCTTCATGACCCTGACCGGCGCGCTCATCACCCGATCCGCGATCCGGCACAGTCCCGCGCGATTCCTACTCGACCGGGTGGGCCGCCTGCTGCCTGCGTTCTGGATCGCGATCGCCGCCGCCGTGCTGCTCGTCAAACTGGGCGTCAACGGCATGTTCAGCGGGCAGCCGGGGCTCTCGAACGGCGAGGCCGCGCTCAGCTTCGTGCTCGGCGGGTTCTTCCTCAAACCCGAGGTCGCAGTGCTCGGTGTCACGTGGACACTGGTCGTTCAGGTGCTGTTCTACGTATACTGCGTTGCCGCGCGGCCCATCCTGCGCACCCGGCCGATCGTGGTGCCGCTGCTCGGCGCGGCGATCTGCGCGCTGATCCTGCTCTACAACCTCTACGTTCCCCAGCCGTACACCGTGCCGATGCTGTCCAAGGTCGCCGCGACGTTGCCGACGATATTCCTCGGCCAGCTCATCTATCTGTGGTGGGCGCGCCTCGCCGACTGGCGCTGGGTGATCGTCGGTGTGCTCGCGCAGATCGAGGTGGTCCGGCTCGCTACCGAGATCCGCGTGTACTGGGCCGGGGACCGCTACCTGTGGACCATCGCCGTCGTCACCGCATGCGTGGTGCTCCTCGGTCGCTACCGGGGACGCCCGACGCGGTGGTCGGTGATCCGGTGGACCGCCACCCGCAGCTACGCGATCTACCTCGTCCACACGCTGATCCTGTACCGCGTCTACGAGAACGCCGTGGGCCCGCTCGGCCGCACCGGCGCCGTCATCGCGTTCCTCGTCGTCACCGCCCTGGTCTCGGAGGTGCTGTACCGGTGGGTGGAGGTGCCGGCCGCGCGCTGGCTGTCGTCCCGCACCAGCCGGATCGGCAGGAAGGCGACACCGTCCGAGCCACCCAAACCCCCCGAGCCCCCCGAACCCACCGGGGCGCCGGAGCAACCGGTGGACGCGTCGGACCACGCGTAG
- a CDS encoding FABP family protein has protein sequence MDQTQPDLLAPLGDLAAFAGRWVGGGAGHYPTIDDFAYDEEIELSPSGKPFLFYRSRTRKPGGGMPMHTETGYLRLTDGVAELLVTQPTGFVEIHRATLSDGILDFAPHALSASPDAKPVHEIRRRFAVDGDVLSYDMWMAFDTTPMTHHLRAELRRAA, from the coding sequence ATGGACCAGACGCAGCCCGACCTGCTCGCCCCTCTCGGTGATCTCGCCGCCTTCGCCGGACGCTGGGTGGGCGGGGGTGCCGGCCACTACCCGACCATCGACGACTTCGCGTACGACGAGGAAATCGAGCTCTCCCCCAGCGGAAAGCCGTTCCTCTTCTACCGCTCCCGCACCCGCAAGCCCGGTGGTGGCATGCCGATGCACACCGAGACCGGCTACCTGCGACTCACGGACGGCGTCGCCGAACTGCTCGTCACCCAGCCGACCGGTTTCGTCGAAATCCACCGCGCCACACTGTCCGACGGCATCCTCGACTTCGCACCGCACGCGCTGAGCGCGTCGCCCGACGCCAAGCCGGTCCACGAGATCCGGCGCCGCTTCGCCGTCGACGGCGACGTGCTCAGCTACGACATGTGGATGGCCTTCGACACGACGCCGATGACGCACCACCTGCGCGCGGAGCTGCGGCGCGCCGCGTAG